One Gordonia sp. SID5947 genomic region harbors:
- a CDS encoding YbhN family protein: MSTDRPETGRVATRRRFWWLRWVLLAVVVAVLAVEVVLISPSLEEAWRRIGDLDWVWIVASIFAALLSMDSFAQVQRALLRSAGVRVRQWQSLSVVLASNSVSQTMPGGPVLSPAFVYRESRKWGATPVVASWQVVMSGLLAGVGLAVLGFGGALLAGAKTSPFSVFFSIVGFVAVVVVFQYLASHPESLQSTVLRILDWLNQIRNKPKQHGHERVIEVLEQLRAVQLSRRDLTISFAWSMFNWVADVACLAFACWAVGAHPSIAGLMVAYAAGKAVGTAIPLLPGGIGVVDAVLVPALTSAGMPAADAITAVLVYRLISYVLVAAIGWIVVLVMFRNSFRKGETLEEELEHDTGDDTPDPTPREHDADGESSRRPDDPLP, encoded by the coding sequence ATGTCGACCGACAGACCAGAAACCGGGCGCGTCGCGACGCGGCGACGTTTCTGGTGGCTGCGATGGGTGTTGCTGGCGGTCGTGGTGGCGGTCCTCGCGGTCGAGGTGGTGCTGATCTCGCCGAGCCTGGAAGAGGCCTGGCGCCGCATCGGCGACCTCGACTGGGTCTGGATCGTGGCGAGCATCTTCGCCGCGCTGCTGTCGATGGACAGTTTCGCGCAGGTACAGCGAGCATTGCTGCGATCGGCGGGCGTACGGGTCAGACAATGGCAGTCGCTGTCGGTGGTCCTGGCCTCCAACTCGGTCAGTCAGACCATGCCGGGCGGGCCCGTCCTCTCGCCCGCGTTCGTGTACCGGGAGAGCCGCAAGTGGGGTGCCACCCCGGTGGTCGCATCCTGGCAGGTCGTGATGTCCGGGCTGCTGGCCGGCGTCGGACTCGCCGTGCTCGGGTTCGGTGGCGCACTCCTCGCCGGCGCCAAGACCAGCCCGTTCTCGGTGTTCTTCTCCATAGTCGGGTTCGTCGCGGTGGTCGTGGTGTTCCAATACCTGGCCAGCCACCCGGAGTCACTGCAGAGCACGGTCCTGCGCATCCTCGACTGGCTCAACCAGATCCGCAACAAGCCGAAGCAACACGGCCACGAGCGCGTCATCGAGGTCCTCGAGCAGTTGCGCGCCGTGCAGCTGTCCCGGCGGGACCTCACGATCTCGTTCGCGTGGAGCATGTTCAACTGGGTGGCCGACGTGGCCTGCCTGGCCTTCGCCTGCTGGGCCGTCGGCGCCCATCCGAGCATCGCAGGCCTGATGGTCGCCTACGCGGCGGGCAAGGCGGTCGGTACCGCGATACCGCTCCTGCCGGGCGGCATCGGTGTGGTCGACGCCGTCCTCGTCCCAGCGCTCACCAGCGCGGGTATGCCCGCCGCCGACGCCATCACCGCGGTTCTGGTGTACCGGCTGATCAGCTATGTGCTGGTCGCGGCGATCGGCTGGATCGTCGTGCTGGTGATGTTCCGCAACAGTTTCCGCAAGGGCGAGACCCTGGAGGAGGAGTTGGAGCACGACACCGGCGACGACACGCCGGATCCGACACCCCGGGAGCACGACGCGGACGGGGAGAGTTCCCGCAGGCCCGACGACCCGCTACCGTAG
- a CDS encoding DUF3054 domain-containing protein: protein MSRSTPVAADAAPTSTRSLPMPVTAVIDLVAVTVFVLIGRSSHEEGLAVVGVLQTLWPFAVGAAAGWSIAYVYSHVRSSDWFGHDFRPERIAPAGVIIWFCAVAVGMILRYLLHQGVAVSFIIVATISLGVFLIGWRAVAGFIARRRTT, encoded by the coding sequence ATGTCGAGGTCCACGCCTGTCGCCGCGGACGCCGCCCCGACGTCGACGCGCTCGTTGCCCATGCCGGTGACCGCGGTGATCGACCTGGTCGCGGTCACCGTCTTCGTCCTCATCGGACGGTCCAGTCACGAAGAAGGCCTCGCAGTCGTCGGCGTGCTCCAGACGCTGTGGCCGTTCGCCGTCGGCGCGGCCGCCGGATGGTCGATCGCCTACGTCTACTCCCATGTCCGGTCGAGCGACTGGTTCGGCCACGACTTCCGCCCCGAACGCATCGCCCCTGCCGGCGTCATCATCTGGTTCTGCGCGGTTGCCGTCGGGATGATCCTGCGTTACCTGCTCCACCAGGGAGTTGCGGTCAGCTTCATCATCGTCGCCACCATCTCGCTCGGCGTGTTCCTCATCGGGTGGCGCGCGGTCGCCGGGTTCATCGCCCGACGGCGCACTACTTGA